One region of Bosea sp. 29B genomic DNA includes:
- a CDS encoding NAD(P)/FAD-dependent oxidoreductase, which yields MSTSHADIVILGGGHNGLVCAFYLARAGLKVTVLERRAIVGGAAVTEEFHPGFRNSTASYTVSLLNPRIIAEMGLARHGLRIVERRMANFLPLPDGRYLAAGEGRTEAEVAKFSARDAERLSAYGERLERIAAMLRDLVLQAPPNLGDGGWLAALPQMLDAAALGRRIAGFDQSARRDLLDLFTKSAGDWLDGWFESDPVKALFGFDSVVDNYASPYTPGSAYVLLHHVFGEVNGKRGTWGHALGGMGAITQAMARACAEQGVEIRLEAPVAQVLTEKGRAIGAVTERGDVVRARAVVSNLHPRLLFERFVDPATVPCDFSERIRRYVSGSGTFRMNLALSELPRFACLPEPGDHLTAGIIIAPSLSYMDRAHAQARLSGWSSEPIVEMLIPSTLDDSLAPPGRHVASLFCQHVAPQLPDGESWDKHRDTVADLMIDTVDRYAPGFRASVIGRLALAPSDLEARFGLVGGDIFHGRLTLDQLFSARPVLGHADYRMPVPGLYLCGSGAHPGGGVTGAPGHNAARSVLADLKPQRFRLPSLRA from the coding sequence GTGAGCACCAGCCATGCCGACATCGTCATTCTCGGCGGCGGCCATAACGGCCTCGTCTGCGCCTTCTATCTCGCCAGGGCCGGGCTGAAGGTCACCGTGCTGGAGCGGCGCGCTATCGTCGGCGGCGCGGCAGTCACCGAGGAGTTCCATCCCGGTTTTCGCAATTCCACCGCGAGCTACACCGTCAGCCTGCTCAATCCGCGCATCATCGCGGAGATGGGGCTGGCACGGCACGGACTGCGCATCGTCGAGCGGCGCATGGCGAACTTCCTGCCGCTGCCGGATGGGCGCTATCTCGCCGCCGGCGAGGGGCGCACGGAAGCGGAGGTCGCGAAGTTCTCCGCCCGCGACGCAGAGCGGCTATCGGCCTATGGCGAGCGGCTGGAGCGGATCGCCGCCATGCTGCGTGATCTCGTGCTGCAGGCGCCGCCCAATCTCGGTGACGGCGGCTGGCTGGCCGCACTGCCACAGATGCTGGACGCGGCCGCGCTCGGGCGGCGCATTGCCGGCTTCGACCAGTCCGCCCGGCGCGATCTCCTCGACCTCTTCACCAAATCGGCCGGCGACTGGCTCGACGGCTGGTTCGAGAGCGATCCTGTCAAGGCGCTGTTCGGCTTCGACAGCGTGGTCGACAACTATGCCAGCCCCTATACGCCCGGCTCGGCCTATGTGCTGCTGCATCACGTCTTCGGCGAGGTCAACGGCAAGCGCGGCACCTGGGGCCATGCGCTCGGCGGCATGGGCGCGATCACGCAGGCGATGGCGCGGGCCTGTGCGGAACAGGGTGTCGAGATCAGGCTGGAGGCGCCTGTCGCGCAGGTGCTGACGGAGAAAGGGCGCGCCATCGGCGCCGTGACCGAGCGGGGCGATGTGGTGCGGGCGCGCGCCGTGGTGTCCAACCTGCATCCGCGCCTGCTGTTCGAGCGGTTCGTCGATCCGGCGACAGTGCCCTGTGATTTCAGCGAGCGTATCCGCCGATATGTCTCGGGTTCCGGCACCTTCCGGATGAATCTGGCGCTATCGGAGCTGCCTCGCTTCGCCTGCCTGCCGGAGCCGGGCGACCACCTCACCGCCGGCATCATCATCGCGCCGTCGCTTTCCTATATGGACCGCGCCCACGCGCAGGCACGGCTGTCGGGCTGGTCGAGCGAGCCGATCGTCGAGATGCTGATCCCGTCGACGCTGGATGACAGCCTCGCCCCGCCCGGCCGGCATGTCGCGAGCCTGTTCTGCCAGCATGTCGCGCCACAGCTGCCGGACGGCGAGAGCTGGGACAAGCACCGCGACACGGTGGCCGATCTGATGATCGACACCGTGGATCGCTACGCTCCGGGCTTCCGCGCGTCCGTGATTGGCCGGCTGGCTCTGGCGCCGAGCGATCTGGAGGCGCGTTTCGGCCTCGTCGGCGGCGACATCTTCCACGGCCGGCTGACGCTCGACCAGCTCTTCAGCGCCCGCCCGGTGCTCGGCCATGCCGATTATCGCATGCCGGTGCCGGGCCTCTATCTCTGTGGCTCCGGAGCCCATCCGGGCGGCGGCGTTACCGGCGCGCCGGGGCACAATGCGGCCCGCTCCGTGCTCGCCGACCTGAAGCCCCAGCGCTTCAGGCTGCCGTCACTGCGAGCGTGA
- the hspQ gene encoding heat shock protein HspQ — translation MESRTAKFRIGDVVRHRVYPFRGVIFDVDPVFSNSDEWWLAIPEHLRPSKDQPFYHLFAENEETEYVAYVSEQNLVIDESGQPIRHPQAREYFRRDRKGKYRLDKAELN, via the coding sequence ATGGAATCACGCACGGCGAAATTCCGCATCGGCGACGTTGTGCGCCATCGCGTTTACCCGTTTCGGGGCGTGATCTTCGATGTCGATCCGGTGTTCTCGAATTCGGACGAGTGGTGGCTGGCGATCCCGGAGCACCTGCGCCCGTCGAAGGACCAGCCCTTCTATCACCTCTTCGCCGAGAACGAGGAAACCGAGTACGTCGCCTATGTCTCGGAACAAAATCTCGTGATCGACGAGTCCGGCCAGCCGATCCGTCATCCGCAGGCGCGCGAATATTTCCGGCGCGACCGCAAGGGCAAGTACCGGCTCGACAAGGCCGAGCTGAACTGA
- a CDS encoding CoA ester lyase, translating into MTTKTPRQFFRPLAIGAPEPYRELPLRLERMIHFVPPHLEKVRAKVPELAGQVDIVLGNLEDAIPVEAKQAARDGFIELAKATDFGATGLWSRVNALNSPWFLDDIAAIMGEIGGKLDVVMVPKVEGPWDIHYVDQLLAQYEARHALPKPILIHAILETAEGVKNVDAIATASPRMHGMSLGPADLAASRAMKTTRVGGGHPEYKVIADPAPDGGQRAIAQQDLWHYTLAKMVDACASAGLKPFYGPFGDFSDAAACEAQFRNAFLLGCAGAWTLHPSQIEIAKRVFSPDPDEVSFAKRILEAMPDGSGAVMIDGKMQDDATWKQAKVIVDLARQVAARDPALAARYGF; encoded by the coding sequence ATGACGACCAAGACGCCGCGCCAGTTCTTCCGCCCGCTGGCGATCGGTGCGCCGGAGCCTTATCGCGAGCTGCCGCTGCGACTGGAGCGGATGATCCATTTCGTGCCGCCGCATCTCGAGAAGGTGCGCGCCAAAGTTCCCGAACTCGCCGGCCAGGTCGACATCGTGCTCGGCAATCTCGAGGATGCGATCCCGGTCGAGGCCAAGCAGGCGGCGCGCGACGGTTTCATCGAGCTCGCCAAGGCGACCGATTTCGGCGCGACCGGCCTTTGGAGCCGCGTCAATGCGCTGAACTCGCCCTGGTTCCTCGACGACATCGCCGCGATCATGGGCGAGATCGGCGGCAAGCTCGATGTCGTCATGGTGCCGAAGGTCGAAGGGCCCTGGGACATCCATTATGTCGACCAGCTGCTGGCGCAGTACGAGGCGCGTCATGCCCTGCCCAAACCGATCCTGATCCACGCTATCCTGGAGACGGCTGAGGGCGTGAAGAACGTCGACGCCATCGCAACCGCCTCCCCGCGCATGCACGGCATGAGCCTCGGGCCGGCGGATCTTGCCGCCTCGCGAGCGATGAAGACGACCCGTGTCGGCGGCGGTCACCCCGAATACAAGGTCATCGCGGACCCCGCGCCGGATGGCGGCCAGCGCGCGATCGCGCAGCAGGATCTTTGGCATTACACCCTCGCGAAGATGGTCGATGCCTGCGCCTCGGCCGGCCTCAAGCCCTTCTACGGCCCGTTCGGTGACTTCTCTGACGCGGCCGCCTGCGAGGCGCAGTTCCGCAACGCCTTCCTGCTCGGCTGTGCTGGTGCCTGGACGCTGCATCCCTCGCAGATCGAGATTGCCAAGCGCGTCTTCAGCCCCGATCCGGACGAGGTTTCCTTCGCCAAACGCATCCTGGAGGCGATGCCGGACGGCTCGGGCGCGGTGATGATCGACGGCAAGATGCAGGACGACGCGACCTGGAAACAGGCCAAGGTCATCGTCGACCTGGCGCGTCAGGTTGCGGCCCGCGATCCTGCGCTGGCGGCGCGCTACGGCTTCTGA
- a CDS encoding DUF2865 domain-containing protein — translation MLRVRNVDCLRSDPVPPTGSSSSTKVNSALRGRSSGLRLVAMAGVGLALGASGTILTVSLVQAEDDAGIRAFYREEATRRAERVPARAAYASVPVSAYAPARHTWSVPFFQQARPDGRLAPPPLELNPFKPVRTASKQVQQKPKLPAIRYDTVSGAADVTRTICVRLCDGFQAPIGHLRSQSDFKAHEALCQAANPGVPVKVFKVAAGAATIDDAVANDGKTYRQLPMAYAYERGADPACRPAIATARDRRVSLLRDFTLRPGDSIVLDGRVRTFTGGKWPYNTADFRDFRGAPDLTASDRRKIDEKVGISHREAQVRALRRQMRVREASLHDDSFASDADTLGLRGVLTPRDPIANPARVVLQTPFSRN, via the coding sequence GTGCTTCGTGTCCGTAATGTCGATTGCCTGCGTTCCGATCCTGTCCCGCCGACCGGTTCCAGCTCCTCGACAAAGGTGAATTCGGCTTTGCGCGGTCGCAGCAGCGGCCTGCGTCTGGTTGCCATGGCCGGTGTCGGGCTTGCGCTCGGTGCGAGTGGCACGATCCTGACCGTCTCGCTGGTCCAGGCCGAAGACGATGCCGGCATCCGCGCCTTCTACCGCGAGGAGGCGACCCGCCGGGCCGAACGCGTGCCGGCGCGGGCCGCATACGCCTCGGTTCCCGTGTCGGCCTATGCCCCGGCCCGCCACACCTGGTCCGTGCCCTTCTTCCAGCAGGCGCGCCCGGATGGGCGTCTCGCGCCGCCGCCGCTCGAGCTCAATCCGTTCAAGCCGGTCCGTACTGCATCCAAGCAGGTGCAGCAGAAGCCGAAGCTGCCGGCGATCCGCTACGACACGGTGTCCGGCGCGGCCGACGTGACGCGCACCATCTGCGTGCGCCTCTGCGACGGCTTCCAGGCGCCCATCGGCCATCTGCGCAGCCAGTCCGACTTCAAGGCGCATGAGGCGCTCTGTCAGGCTGCCAATCCCGGCGTGCCGGTCAAAGTCTTCAAGGTCGCTGCCGGTGCCGCGACGATCGACGACGCCGTGGCGAACGATGGCAAGACCTATCGCCAGCTGCCGATGGCCTATGCCTATGAGCGCGGCGCCGATCCGGCCTGCCGGCCCGCCATCGCGACGGCGAGAGATCGCCGCGTCTCGCTGCTGCGCGATTTCACCTTGCGGCCGGGCGACAGCATCGTGCTCGACGGGCGGGTGCGGACCTTTACCGGTGGCAAATGGCCCTACAACACCGCCGATTTTCGCGATTTCCGTGGCGCGCCCGATCTCACCGCCAGCGACCGCCGCAAGATCGACGAGAAGGTCGGCATCTCGCACAGGGAAGCGCAGGTCCGCGCCTTGCGCCGGCAGATGCGGGTCCGCGAGGCCAGCCTGCACGATGACAGCTTCGCCAGCGACGCCGATACGCTCGGCCTGCGTGGCGTGCTCACCCCGCGCGATCCGATCGCCAATCCGGCGCGCGTCGTGCTGCAGACGCCGTTCTCGCGGAATTGA